In the bacterium genome, CAGGGAAACGGAGATACTGGAACGCATCAAACAATCCAGCTTTGATCCCTCCCGGACCGTTATTCTGGAAGAACAGCCGGAGGGATTTGTTTCCGCCAAGCAGGTGCAGGGAAGCGTTACGGTTGATGAATACCAACCCAACCAGATAAAACTTTCAGTTGAAGCCTTGGCCCCGGCCATAATGGTGCTCAGCGAAAACCATTACCCGGCCTGGCAAGCCTATCTGGACGGCCAGCCGGTCAAGACCTACCGGGCAGACTACACCTTCCGGGCGGTGGTGGTTCCGGCCGGAAAGCACAAAGTGGAATTTAAGTATCAGTCCAAGCCGTTCAACACCGGACTGGCAATCAGTCTCATCTCTGCGCTGGTTGTGCTGTTGGGGATAATCGGGCTGGGTGTTTGGGAACTGGCTAGAAACAGAAAGCCAAAAAGCGAAATATCCGTAGCATAATATTGGATGTGATAAAAAGCCCCCCGCCAAAGGCGGGGGGCTTTACTTTTGTATCAAGGCTTTTATTAAAATAGTTTTTTGCACCCGGGATAGTTTTTTGATTTCCAGCTCCCGGCTCAGGGCCCGGCCTTTGGTTGGCAATATTTCCCGATACACAACCTTTACCGGCAGTCTTGATCTGGTGTATTTGGACGCGGTGCCCGCAGTGTGGGCTTTTAAACGTTTGGCCAGATCATTGGTAATGCCGGTGTAGTAGCTTCCATCCTTGCACTTCAGAATGTAAACCAGCCATTCTTTTACTGGGGTGGTTTTAATTGATGCCACGTTGCCTCTTTACATTATCACTTAAAGAACAACAACCAGACCCCGGCCACCGCCACCACCGCTCCGACGATCTC is a window encoding:
- a CDS encoding GIY-YIG nuclease family protein, with the protein product MASIKTTPVKEWLVYILKCKDGSYYTGITNDLAKRLKAHTAGTASKYTRSRLPVKVVYREILPTKGRALSRELEIKKLSRVQKTILIKALIQK